One Vanessa cardui chromosome 4, ilVanCard2.1, whole genome shotgun sequence genomic window carries:
- the LOC124544403 gene encoding low-density lipoprotein receptor-related protein 6, translated as MTKRRRIVQADKIIQNVINVFCLLMFLQLKGYYSSISNPVLLYTTASDIRVTNTSKLSKINAIIKGLEQGSAVDFLYRKNLVCWSDQTAELIQCMEYNNTHSGEKMRLVSKGLITPTGIAIDWYTEKIYWTDGETNRIEVISIDQKYRKVLFWTDVDLARAIAVVPKEGLMFWTDCGEIPKIERAGMNGDPATRKVIVKDDIFWPNGITVDYNNNLIYWVDSKLQFFDVMDFNGNNRKKVIREGLKYPYALTFFNDRLFWIDWKTLVINTLDLTTNGAIKELIKSDSVPVDIKVFDNSRQLMPSGDYPCKTNEDCSHLCLLSPNPPGYVCACPTGVKLKEGSNTTCYDGPQSFLLVAQRSVISRISLDTPDFTPFTLPLKDLKRALTIDFDPKTEYIYWADSLSKTISRARLDGSDQSAVVRSGGVPESIAIDVLARNLYWTDPVADTISVARLDGSATKVLIHDELYNPRAIALHPTAGWMFWSDWNEKKPKIERANLDGTNRILLISEKLTWPNGIALDTVNNKLYWGDGRTHKIEVCDMDGSNRRELLCSYSDILHIFGLTLLGEHLYWTDMQRRTLDMINKDTGLERQPVVEQMANMMGVKAFRLGEPLGHNPCVDNNGGCSYLCFNRPNDYVCSCPLGLELASDRKTCIEPEAFLVYSRKNVIGLISIENENNDAVLPIRELKEVSALAVHVSGSKIYWSDSKTKTINRCSINGSDVEKILEWMGLVEGLAIDWSGQNIYWTDSATQRIEVARLDGSSRRTLIWQGLKKPKSIVLDPRKGYMYWSELGSRSIRRAGMDGGGAALQVEAAGRAHALALDRGARALYWAALDPPALERAPLDGSARRVLAADVPMPYALALYDDRVYWGDWNTGLIESAKKLNGTDRKTIHTQLDYISDLKVYHRARDSLPNQCGVDNGGCTHLCLPLPGADYRCACPTHYRLNRDNLTCAEPEEFLLFAQKNAVGRILVANGECNDAFIPLTGLKSVRAIEYDPIDRYLYWMDDESHSIRRVPISYSTTSAITDSTTVVTGLSRPFHMALDVLGRALYWTCLDTDSINVTSIDNNSSVGVIVRGDKMMPRHLAFHQTKRVLIWSDAGLGAIMRASVDGTARSELARVSNVTALAVEQSSATVYWAVARQIHAIDLDSVGSKRVVWQGGWVGALAAYGGSLYLCGSERAPMRLPLHRRDAPAAPLPHLARIVAVAPVQRVAREHPCYGGRACGGAPGACGAGGACGCGLHCAARRACAPDHFLCDSPDAHCVPMEWKCDGQRDCPDGSDEARCDACAGLRCADGSCAAALGACATGAYCAHKPLPDAFRCDERLCLAPRLLCDGRAHCEDGADEAPAACGYVHKGQVVARGGGQSHALLACGVVAGAGVALAGAWAALRRVRRARRQPPPPRAFALVKPVPARARSDRTSEELSATGSGSCSGSASDSLCGRYPRPTANPPPSPATAGGRRRAYRHYRACNRPPPPTPASTDANESEPEPAARAPPPSPAPLLY; from the exons atgaCGAAGCGCCGAAGAATAGTTCAAGctgacaaaataatacaaaatgttataaatgtattttgtttattaatgtttttacaaTTGAAGG GTTATTACTCGAGCATAAGTAATCCAGTGTTATTATATACGACGGCTTCCGATATTCGAGTAACGAATACTTCAAAGTTAAGTAAAATCAATGCAATAATTAAAGGCTTAGAACAAGGCTCTGCTGTCGATTTTCTGTATAGAAAGAACTTAGTGTGCTGGTCTGATCAGACGGCGGAATTGATACAATGTATGGAATACAACAACACACATTCTGGAGAGAAA ATGAGGCTTGTATCAAAAGGCTTAATTACTCCAACGGGTATAGCAATTGACTGGTacacagaaaaaatatattggacagACGGTGAAACTAATAGAATAGAAGTAATTAGTATAGACCAAAAGTACAGAAAAGTATTGTTCTGGACAGATGTAGACCTCGCTAGAGCTATTGCTGTAGTACCTAAGGAAGG attAATGTTCTGGACTGATTGTGGTGAAATACCAAAAATTGAAAGAGCAGGAATGAACGGTGATCCAGCAACACGAAAAGTTATAGTAAAAGATGATATTTTCTGGCCAAATGGTATAACAGTTGACTATAATAACAATCTGATATACTGGGTAGATTCAAAGTTACAATTCTTTGATGTTATGGACTTCAATggaaataatagaaaaaaagtcATAAGAGAGGGATTGAAATATCCATATGCTTTAACATTTTTCAATGACAGGTTATTTTGGATTGATTGGAAAACTCT AGTTATAAATACATTGGATCTTACAACAAATGGTGCTATAAAGGAACTAATCAAATCAGATTCCGTTCCTGTTGATATTAAGGTATTTGACAACAGCAGACAATTGATGCCCAGCGGAGATTATCCTTGTAAAACAAATGAGGATTGTTCACATTTGTGCCTTTTATCACCTAATCCACCAG gaTATGTGTGTGCGTGCCCAACTGGCGTAAAACTAAAGGAGGGTAGCAATACAACCTGCTATGATGGTCCACAGTCATTTCTACTAGTAGCTCAAAGATCTGTCATATCAAGGATATCACTTGACACACCAGACTTCACGCCCTTTACTCTACCTCTGAAGGACTTAAAGAGAGCTCTCACTATTGACTTTGATCCCAAAACTGAATATATATACTGGGCAGACAGTTTG TCCAAGACGATATCGCGCGCGCGACTGGACGGCAGCGACCAAAGCGCTGTGGTGCGCAGCGGCGGCGTGCCCGAGAGCATCGCAATCGACGTGCTGGCGCGCAACCTGTACTGGACCGACCCCGTCGCCGACACCATCAGCGTCGCGCGCCTCGACGGCAGCGCCACCAAG GTTCTAATCCACGATGAGCTATACAACCCGCGAGCCATCGCGCTGCACCCGACAGCTGGCTGGATGTTTTGGTCCGACTGGAACGAGAAGAAACCCAAGATCGAACGTGCCAATTTGGATGGAACCAACAGAATTTTGCTGATATCAGAGAAACTTACCTGGCCTAATGGAATTGCTTTAGATACTgtgaataataaattgtattgggGTGATGGAAGAACTCACAAAATTGAG GTTTGCGATATGGATGGGTCGAATAGACGAGAACTTTTATGTAGTTACAGTgatattttacacattttcGGATTGACACTACTTGGCGAGCATCTCTATTGGACAGACATGCAAAGACGAACACTGGACATGATCAACAAAGACACgg gatTAGAGAGACAGCCTGTTGTGGAGCAAATGGCTAATATGATGGGTGTCAAGGCATTTCGTTTGGGAGAACCCCTCGGACATAATCCATGCGTAGACAATAATGGAGGATGCTCATATCTCTGCTTTAACAGACCTAATGACTATGTGTGTAGCTGTCCTCTAG GTTTGGAACTTGCTAGTGATCGAAAAACATGCATCGAACCAGAAGCATTTCTCGTATACAGCAGAAAAAACGTAATCGGTCTGATCAGTATTGAAAATGAGAACAACGACGCTGTGCTCCCGATACGAGAGTTGAAAGAAGTCAG TGCTTTAGCTGTTCACGTGTCAGGGTCGAAGATATACTGGTCTGACAGCAAAACCAAAACAATAAATCGCTGCTCTATAAATGGATCGGATGTAGAGAAAATACTGGAATGGATGGGCTTAGTTGAAG GCTTAGCGATTGATTGGTCTGGTCAGAACATCTACTGGACCGACTCAGCAACACAGCGGATAGAAGTAGCGAGGTTAGACGGCTCGAGTAGACGTACTCTCATCTGGCAGGGTCTCAAGAAACCTAAGAGCATCGTGCTCGACCCTCGCAAGGG GTACATGTACTGGTCGGAGCTGGGCTCGCGCAGCATCCGGCGCGCGGGCATGgacggcggcggcgcggcgctgcAGGTGGAGGCGGCGGGGCGCGCGCACGCGCTGGCGCTGGaccgcggcgcgcgcgcgctcTACTGGGCCGCGCTCGACCCGCCCGCGCTCGAGCGCGCGCCGCTCGACGGCTCGGCGCGCCGCGTGCTCGCCGCCGACGTGCCCATGCCCTACGCGCTCGCGCTCTACGACGACCGCGTCTACTGGGGCGACTGGAACACCG GATTAATAGAGTCTGCGAAGAAATTGAACGGCACGGACAGGAAGACGATCCACACGCAGCTGGACTACATATCGGACCTGAAGGTGTACCACCGCGCGCGCGACTCGCTGCCCAACCAGTGCGGCGTGGACAACGGCGGCTGCACGCACCTCTGCCTGCCGCTGCCCGGCGCCGACTACCGCTGCGCCTGCCCCACGCACTACCGCCTCAACCGCGACAACCTCACCTGCGCCG aACCCGAAGAGTTTCTGTTGTTCGCACAAAAAAACGCCGTGGGGCGAATTCTAGTCGCAAACGGAGAGTGCAACGACGCATTCATACCCCTCACCGGTCTCAAAAGCGTGCGAGCCATAGAGTATGACCCTATCGACAG ATATCTTTACTGGATGGACGACGAGTCGCATTCAATCCGACGAGTACCCATCTCGTACTCGACCACATCAGCGATAACGGACTCCACGACGGTCGTCACAGGCCTGTCGAGACCGTTTCACATGGCCCTGGACGTGTTGGGGCGAGCCTTGTACTGGACCTGTCTGGATACGGACTCGATCAATGTAACTTCGATCGACAACAATTCCTCGGTCGGCGTCATAGTGAGAGGCGATAAAATGATGCCGAGACACCTGGCCTTCCATCAGACCAAAAG AGTATTGATCTGGAGCGACGCGGGGCTGGGCGCCATCATGCGCGCCAGCGTAGACGGTACTGCACGCAGCGAGCTGGCGCGCGTGTCCAACGTCACCGCGCTGGCCGTGGAGCAGTCCTCCGCCACCGTGTACTGGGCCGTGGCGCGCCAGATACACGCCATCGACCTCGACTCCGTCGGCAG CAAACGCGTGGTGTGGCAAGGCGGCTGGGTGGGCGCGCTGGCGGCGTACGGCGGCTCGCTGTACCTGTGCGGCAGCGAGCGGGCGCCCATGCGGCTGCCGCTGCACCGGCGAgacgcgcccgccgcgccgctgCCGCACCTGGCGCGCATCGTGGCCGTGGCGCCCGTGCAGCGCGTGGCTCGCGAGCACCCGTGCTACGGCGGGCGCGCGTGCGGCGGCGCGCCGGGCGcgtgcggcgcgggcggcgcgtgcGGCTGCGGGCTGCActgcgccgcgcgccgcgcctgCGCGCCCGACCACTTCCTGTGCGACTCGCCCGACGCGCACTGCGTCCCGATGGAGTGGAA ATGTGACGGACAACGCGACTGCCCCGACGGGTCGGACGAGGCTCGCTGCGACGCCTGTGCCGGCCTGCGCTGCGCGGACGGCTCGTGTGCCGCCGCTCTCGGCGCCTGTGCCACCGGTGCCTACTGCGCGCACAAACCACTGCCCGACGCGTTCAG atGCGACGAACGCCTGTGCCTGGCGCCGCGACTGCTGTGCGACGGGCGCGCGCACTGCGAGGACGGCGCGGACGAGGCGCCCGCCGCCTGCGGGTACGTGCACAAGGGCCAGGTGGtggcgcgcggcggcgggcaGTCGCACGCGCTGCTGGCGTGCGGCGTGGTGGCGGGCGCGGGCGTGGCGCTGGCGGGCGCGTGGGCGGCGCtgcggcgcgtgcggcgcgcCCGCCGccagccgccgccgccgcgcgccttCGCGCTCGTCAAGCCCGTGCCGGCCCGCGCGCGCTCCGACCGCACCTCCGAAGA ACTGAGTGCGACAGGCTCCGGCTCGTGTTCGGGCTCGGCGTCGGACAGCCTGTGCGGGCGCTACCCCCGCCCCACCGCCAACCCCCCGCCGAGCCCCGCCACGgcgggcgggcggcggcgcgcgtaCCGCCACTACCGCGCGTGCAACCGGCCGCCGCCGCCCACGCCCGCCTCCACGGACGCCAACGAGTCGGAGCCCGAgcccgccgcgcgcgcgcccCCGCCCTCGCCCGCGCCGCTGCTCTACTGA